A part of Paraburkholderia azotifigens genomic DNA contains:
- a CDS encoding VOC family protein yields the protein MINLHGLTYVRLGTRDIDAAARYAADILGLQFVRRDGGWVYLRSDGRDHTLVYFEGDPDDHTVAFDVVSDEALEHAGMVLEQNGFRVHVGSRDECDQRRVRSFISFNDPSGNQIELVLGPWHSGRRYCPPRDVGVTGFSHVGLRTTDPRRDELFWTKLCNARVSDWIGPAPLLRIDEVHHRIALFPSSFAGIQHINHQVESIDDLMRAWYTLRERGIPIRFGPGRHPTSGAIFLYFEGPDGMTYEYSTGVRLIRQDEEPTYCPRQFPFDSTGFCMWGARPDIPEFQS from the coding sequence ATGATCAATTTGCACGGACTCACATATGTCCGGCTCGGTACCCGCGACATCGATGCCGCGGCCAGGTACGCCGCCGACATTCTGGGGTTGCAGTTTGTGCGCCGCGACGGTGGTTGGGTCTACCTGCGCTCGGATGGGCGTGATCACACGCTGGTCTACTTCGAGGGCGATCCGGACGATCATACGGTCGCATTCGATGTCGTCTCGGACGAGGCTCTCGAACATGCGGGCATGGTGTTGGAGCAGAATGGATTTCGCGTGCACGTCGGGAGCCGCGACGAATGCGATCAACGTCGTGTACGGAGTTTCATCAGTTTCAATGACCCGTCGGGCAACCAGATCGAACTGGTTCTCGGCCCCTGGCATAGCGGCCGCCGCTACTGCCCGCCGCGCGACGTGGGAGTTACCGGCTTCAGCCACGTGGGTCTGCGGACGACCGATCCTCGACGCGACGAACTCTTCTGGACGAAACTGTGTAACGCGCGGGTGAGCGACTGGATTGGCCCTGCGCCGCTGCTAAGAATCGACGAGGTACATCACCGGATCGCTCTCTTTCCTTCCTCGTTTGCGGGCATTCAACATATCAATCACCAGGTTGAGAGCATCGATGACCTCATGCGTGCCTGGTACACGCTGCGTGAGCGCGGGATACCCATTCGGTTCGGACCCGGGCGACATCCGACGTCGGGCGCGATCTTTCTCTACTTCGAAGGTCCTGACGGAATGACGTATGAATACTCGACAGGCGTTCGCCTGATCAGGCAGGACGAAGAGCCGACATATTGTCCCCGACAGTTCCCGTTCGATTCGACGGGCTTCTGCATGTGGGGAGCCAGACCCGACATCCCGGAGTTTCAATCCTGA
- a CDS encoding MFS transporter → METTRSVDVQDFINSHKLSAYQLLIVALCFLAVAFDGFDTGSIGFIAPAIRKQWALSVLQLAPVFGGGLFGLMLGALLFGPLADAFGRKPILCLSVALFGVMCLWSAHAASLRELIVLRFLTGLGLGGAMPTAITMTSEFGPEKQRSLLVTTMFCGFTLGGALGGVVASQIIPLHGWQGVLLLGGAMPLALVPVLIWLLPESVRYQALSGREHEQMVRTLRRIAPQDAHDRTTYTVLENEAKGSPVRNLFSRGVIVGTICLWLTFFMSLLVYYLLTSWLPTVINNTGIPLGKTALVAAALPFGSTVGAVVIGRLMDRYRPCTVLASSYMIAAMFILLIGLASSLPMLMFAVFGAGIGTGGSQTGANALAAAYYPTSSRASGVSWALGIGRVGSIVGSMVGGALLAMHLSLPIMFALVAVPTIVAALSLFGMGHHEAALRSSRVACPLPGPAEL, encoded by the coding sequence ATGGAGACAACCAGATCGGTCGACGTTCAGGATTTCATCAACTCGCACAAGCTGTCGGCGTATCAGCTTCTGATCGTGGCGCTGTGTTTCCTGGCGGTCGCATTCGACGGTTTCGACACGGGAAGCATCGGCTTTATTGCGCCGGCCATCCGGAAGCAATGGGCATTGAGCGTGCTCCAGCTAGCACCTGTGTTCGGCGGTGGCCTGTTTGGTCTGATGCTGGGTGCGCTCCTGTTCGGCCCACTCGCGGATGCGTTTGGGCGCAAACCCATACTTTGCCTTTCAGTGGCGCTTTTCGGCGTCATGTGCCTGTGGTCCGCGCATGCGGCCTCTTTGCGCGAACTCATCGTGTTACGGTTCCTGACGGGCCTGGGCCTTGGCGGAGCCATGCCGACTGCCATTACGATGACATCCGAATTTGGCCCGGAGAAACAGCGCTCGCTATTGGTGACGACCATGTTCTGCGGTTTCACATTGGGCGGGGCATTGGGGGGCGTGGTCGCATCGCAAATCATTCCCCTGCATGGATGGCAGGGCGTACTGTTATTGGGCGGAGCGATGCCGTTGGCGTTGGTGCCCGTGCTGATATGGCTGCTGCCCGAGTCTGTCCGGTACCAGGCGCTGTCAGGCCGGGAACATGAGCAAATGGTACGCACGCTGCGGCGCATAGCACCGCAGGACGCGCACGACCGTACGACATACACAGTCCTCGAAAACGAGGCGAAGGGCTCTCCAGTCCGCAACCTTTTCAGCAGAGGCGTGATCGTCGGCACCATCTGCCTCTGGCTCACCTTCTTTATGAGTCTGCTGGTGTATTACCTGCTCACCAGCTGGCTGCCGACGGTCATTAACAACACAGGCATCCCGCTGGGTAAGACCGCACTGGTCGCCGCGGCACTGCCGTTCGGCAGCACGGTCGGCGCGGTGGTGATCGGCCGTCTGATGGACCGGTACAGGCCCTGCACGGTGCTCGCAAGCTCCTACATGATTGCCGCCATGTTTATCCTGCTGATCGGCCTCGCTTCGTCGTTGCCGATGCTCATGTTCGCAGTCTTTGGGGCCGGTATTGGGACCGGCGGCTCGCAGACGGGCGCCAATGCACTGGCGGCGGCCTACTATCCGACCTCTAGCCGCGCATCCGGCGTAAGTTGGGCACTCGGCATTGGCAGGGTGGGCTCGATCGTTGGGTCGATGGTCGGTGGAGCGCTGCTAGCCATGCATCTGAGCCTGCCCATCATGTTTGCTCTGGTTGCGGTTCCGACTATCGTGGCCGCGCTCAGCCTGTTTGGGATGGGACACCACGAGGCGGCGCTCAGGTCGTCCAGGGTCGCTTGCCCGCTCCCTGGTCCGGCAGAGCTTTAA
- a CDS encoding MFS transporter, whose translation MTLRLSTLLLPDDVAPGAFSLLVARGLRGMCDGFIAVLLPAYLLALGFGQLAVGLISTTTLFGSALATILVGLIGNRFAQRTLLLFAAALMTATGFGFAGLSSLWPLLVVAFVGTLNPSSGDVSLFLPLEHARLAESATGDARTALFARYSLVGGLSAAFGALAAGLPELISVHSAMSPLAAIRVMFIVYATAGFVNWLIYRRLPACPPNTDTPRIPLGPSRGIVTRLALLFSVDAFAGGLLVNSLLTLWLIQRFGLSPGTAGQFFFCAGLLSAASQLAASSLSRRIGLLNTMVFTHIPSSACLIAAAFSPSLALTLALLLARSALSQMDVPTRSAYVMSVVTPGERPAAASFTAVPRSLAAAVAPTLSGVLLGLGWFGAPLVACGALKIAYDLSLLYAFRQVRPEGESSWRKGR comes from the coding sequence ATGACATTACGGCTGTCAACGTTGCTTCTTCCTGACGATGTCGCACCAGGCGCCTTCAGCCTGCTTGTCGCTCGCGGTCTTCGCGGCATGTGCGACGGCTTTATCGCCGTGCTGCTGCCAGCCTATCTGCTTGCGCTCGGTTTCGGTCAACTGGCCGTCGGGCTGATCAGTACGACCACGCTGTTCGGGTCAGCCCTTGCGACGATTCTGGTTGGCCTCATAGGCAATCGCTTCGCACAGCGCACCCTTCTGCTCTTTGCCGCCGCACTGATGACGGCCACGGGTTTCGGGTTCGCGGGCCTGTCATCGCTGTGGCCGCTGCTCGTCGTCGCATTCGTCGGCACGTTGAATCCGAGCTCCGGCGACGTGAGCCTGTTCCTTCCGCTCGAACATGCAAGGCTCGCCGAATCTGCAACGGGTGATGCCCGCACAGCGTTGTTCGCGCGCTATAGCCTGGTCGGCGGTCTGTCCGCGGCGTTCGGCGCGCTCGCGGCTGGCCTGCCCGAATTGATTTCAGTCCACTCGGCTATGTCGCCACTCGCGGCAATCCGCGTAATGTTCATCGTCTACGCGACAGCAGGCTTCGTTAACTGGCTCATTTACCGGCGCCTGCCTGCATGCCCACCTAACACCGACACGCCGCGGATACCGCTCGGACCGTCGCGCGGAATCGTCACACGCCTTGCTCTGCTGTTCAGCGTGGACGCATTCGCTGGCGGACTTCTCGTCAACTCGCTGCTGACCCTGTGGCTGATCCAGCGCTTTGGGCTTTCGCCCGGCACGGCTGGTCAGTTCTTTTTCTGCGCCGGACTGCTCAGCGCGGCTTCACAACTTGCTGCTTCGTCGTTGTCACGCCGCATCGGCCTGCTTAACACGATGGTCTTCACGCATATTCCCTCAAGCGCGTGTCTGATTGCAGCCGCGTTCTCGCCGTCTCTCGCGCTGACCCTGGCGTTGCTTCTTGCGCGCAGCGCACTCTCCCAGATGGACGTGCCCACGCGCAGCGCCTACGTCATGTCGGTCGTCACACCGGGCGAGCGCCCCGCTGCGGCAAGCTTTACAGCCGTTCCACGAAGCCTGGCAGCTGCGGTCGCGCCCACCCTTTCCGGCGTACTGCTGGGCCTCGGATGGTTCGGCGCACCGCTCGTCGCATGCGGCGCACTGAAGATCGCGTATGACCTGTCGCTGCTCTATGCGTTTCGTCAGGTCAGACCTGAAGGAGAATCATCATGGCGCAAAGGAAGATGA
- a CDS encoding type II toxin-antitoxin system HicB family antitoxin, whose translation MRQSNASFDGDSGPRNASYHPSARLRIARQVAQLDKDQEHRLQKDGRFGVWECMTEAIVLRYPARFEPVDGGGFVVTFRDVPEAIAQGETIEESLVMAANALATAMDFYFEDRRPIPAPSEVENGEEPVALSVSMSDKVLAFNKMLAKK comes from the coding sequence ATGCGTCAATCCAATGCGAGCTTTGATGGTGATTCGGGCCCGCGCAATGCTTCGTATCACCCATCCGCGAGATTGCGTATAGCGCGGCAAGTCGCTCAACTGGATAAAGATCAAGAGCACCGGTTGCAGAAGGACGGCCGCTTTGGGGTGTGGGAGTGCATGACGGAGGCAATCGTGTTGAGGTACCCGGCGCGCTTTGAACCGGTTGATGGAGGCGGATTCGTGGTGACGTTCCGCGATGTTCCAGAAGCCATCGCTCAGGGCGAAACGATCGAGGAATCCCTGGTCATGGCCGCTAATGCGTTGGCCACCGCGATGGACTTTTACTTTGAGGACAGGAGACCGATACCCGCCCCTTCCGAGGTCGAGAACGGTGAGGAGCCGGTCGCGTTGTCGGTGAGCATGTCGGACAAGGTACTGGCATTCAATAAGATGCTCGCAAAGAAATAA
- a CDS encoding DUF1328 domain-containing protein, with protein sequence MLYYALVFFIIAIVAAVFGFGGIAAGAASIAKILFVIFVVIFLVTLVMGLMRR encoded by the coding sequence ATGCTTTACTACGCGTTGGTCTTTTTCATTATTGCAATCGTTGCCGCTGTCTTCGGATTCGGCGGAATTGCCGCTGGCGCAGCCAGTATCGCGAAGATACTGTTTGTTATCTTCGTTGTCATTTTCCTGGTGACGTTGGTGATGGGCCTCATGCGGCGCTAA
- a CDS encoding NRAMP family divalent metal transporter: MKRLGPGLITGAADDDPSGIATYTQAGAQFGFGLLWTMLLTYPLMVAIQSVSARLGRVTGRGLATNLRRHYPAPILYAAVMVLLVANTINIAADLAAMGAATKLVLGGPVQLYVVILGTGSLLLQVFVTYERYARFLKWLTLALFAYVAMVFVVPVDWTAVGLSIVRPPVIFSGDYLTTVVAVFGTTISPYLFFWQASQEVEEIRSHPAQQPLLRAPMQASVQLKRISIDTWVGMALSNAVAFFIMLSAAATLHTHHVEVKTTADAASALKPIAGELAFALFSLGIVGTGLLALPVLAGSAAYATAGAMKWRNSLALQVNLAKQFYAVIAVAILGGVALTFMHLDPIKALYWSAVINGIAAVPIMTLVMLMAGSRSVMGKFAVKGALLWSGWLATGAMIVAAIGMFWPT; encoded by the coding sequence ATGAAACGCCTCGGTCCGGGATTGATAACGGGTGCGGCTGACGATGACCCCAGCGGGATCGCAACGTACACACAGGCGGGCGCGCAGTTTGGATTTGGCCTGCTCTGGACGATGTTGCTCACGTACCCGCTCATGGTCGCGATCCAGTCAGTCAGCGCGCGGCTCGGACGGGTCACTGGTCGCGGACTGGCGACAAACCTTCGTCGTCACTATCCGGCGCCCATCCTCTATGCCGCCGTGATGGTGCTGCTCGTCGCAAACACGATCAATATCGCCGCGGATCTTGCCGCCATGGGCGCAGCGACAAAGCTCGTGCTCGGCGGGCCTGTCCAGCTTTACGTCGTGATTCTGGGCACAGGTTCTCTGCTGTTGCAGGTTTTCGTTACCTACGAGCGCTACGCGCGTTTCCTGAAGTGGCTGACACTCGCGCTGTTCGCATACGTGGCCATGGTCTTTGTCGTCCCGGTTGACTGGACGGCGGTAGGACTGAGTATCGTCAGGCCACCCGTCATCTTCTCCGGGGACTACCTGACGACGGTGGTCGCGGTGTTCGGTACGACCATCAGCCCATATCTGTTCTTCTGGCAGGCGTCTCAGGAAGTCGAAGAGATCCGTTCTCACCCGGCCCAGCAACCGCTATTGCGTGCGCCGATGCAGGCGAGCGTCCAGCTCAAGCGGATCAGCATCGATACCTGGGTCGGGATGGCGTTGTCGAACGCCGTTGCGTTCTTCATCATGCTATCGGCCGCCGCGACGCTGCATACGCACCATGTGGAGGTGAAAACGACGGCTGACGCTGCTAGCGCGCTCAAACCAATTGCCGGCGAACTTGCGTTCGCCCTCTTCAGTCTTGGCATTGTCGGCACTGGGTTGCTCGCGTTGCCGGTCCTTGCAGGATCGGCAGCGTATGCGACGGCAGGCGCGATGAAATGGCGAAACAGTCTCGCCTTGCAGGTCAATCTCGCGAAGCAGTTCTATGCGGTCATTGCCGTCGCCATCCTGGGTGGCGTTGCTCTCACCTTCATGCATCTCGATCCCATCAAGGCGCTGTACTGGAGCGCCGTCATCAACGGTATCGCGGCCGTCCCCATCATGACGCTCGTGATGCTGATGGCGGGCAGCCGCTCCGTGATGGGAAAATTCGCCGTGAAGGGCGCGTTGCTGTGGAGCGGGTGGTTGGCAACGGGTGCGATGATCGTGGCGGCGATCGGCATGTTCTGGCCGACTTGA
- a CDS encoding alpha-amylase family protein — MLNDLWYKNAIIYCLSVGTFMDANGDGVGDFQGLVRRLDYLQGLGVTTIWLMPFHPSPGRDNGYDVSDYYNVDPKYGTLGDFSEFTHACAQRGLRVIIDLVVNHTSDQHPWFTQARSDPDSKYRDWYVWSDTRPPNAKRGVVFPGVQKSTWTFDKRARRWYFHRFYDFQPDLNTSNPHVQAELLKIMGFWIQLGVSGFRMDAVPFVIATKGPKVRKPVEQYDMLRTFREFLQWREGDAIILAEANVLPNTDLQYFGDEGERLPMMFNFQVNQNTFYALATGDTQPLKDALLATKPRPSSAQWGVFLRNHDELDLGRLTPRQRSAVFAAFAPEPDMQLYERGIRRRLAPMLAGDRRHLELAYSLMLSLPGTPVFRYGDEIGMGDDLRRPERECARTPMQWSSEPQGGFTKHPKPPVPVISRGPYGFERVNVAKQRRDPESFLNWTERMIRMRREVPEISWGDFEVLRTSRDDVLALSYHWRNNSVLFLHNFAAQPNTVKFRSGCIEPDGDRLINLLSDDHSEADDDGRHTVVLEPYGYRWFRVGGLDYLLRRTEV, encoded by the coding sequence ATGCTCAACGACCTCTGGTACAAGAACGCCATCATCTACTGCCTTTCCGTAGGTACATTCATGGACGCGAATGGCGACGGTGTGGGTGACTTTCAGGGGCTCGTGCGCAGGCTCGACTATCTGCAAGGCCTTGGCGTAACGACCATCTGGCTCATGCCCTTTCATCCGTCGCCAGGGCGCGATAACGGTTATGACGTCAGCGACTATTACAACGTCGATCCGAAGTACGGCACGCTCGGCGACTTCTCGGAATTCACGCACGCGTGCGCCCAGCGCGGCTTGCGCGTGATCATCGACCTGGTAGTCAATCACACATCGGATCAGCACCCCTGGTTCACGCAAGCACGCAGCGATCCCGATTCGAAGTATCGCGACTGGTACGTGTGGTCCGATACCAGGCCGCCCAATGCGAAGCGGGGCGTGGTATTTCCGGGCGTTCAGAAGTCGACGTGGACCTTCGACAAGCGCGCAAGGCGCTGGTACTTTCATCGCTTCTATGATTTTCAGCCGGACCTCAACACATCCAATCCTCATGTGCAGGCCGAACTGCTGAAGATCATGGGCTTCTGGATCCAGCTCGGGGTGTCGGGATTTCGCATGGACGCCGTGCCTTTCGTGATTGCGACGAAGGGCCCAAAGGTCCGCAAACCCGTTGAGCAATACGACATGTTGCGGACATTTCGCGAGTTTTTGCAGTGGCGGGAGGGCGACGCAATTATCCTCGCGGAAGCCAACGTGCTGCCTAATACAGACCTTCAATACTTCGGCGACGAGGGTGAGCGCCTGCCGATGATGTTCAACTTTCAGGTCAACCAGAACACGTTTTATGCGCTTGCGACGGGCGATACCCAACCGCTGAAAGACGCGCTGCTCGCGACGAAGCCGCGGCCATCGAGCGCGCAATGGGGCGTGTTCCTGCGCAATCACGACGAACTCGACCTGGGCCGCCTCACGCCCAGACAGAGGTCGGCGGTGTTCGCAGCGTTCGCGCCTGAGCCCGACATGCAACTGTACGAGCGCGGCATACGCCGCCGGCTGGCGCCGATGCTGGCGGGCGACAGACGCCACCTTGAACTCGCCTATAGCCTCATGCTGAGCTTGCCAGGAACGCCTGTTTTCCGCTATGGCGACGAAATAGGCATGGGCGACGACCTGCGTCGTCCCGAGCGCGAGTGCGCGCGCACCCCGATGCAATGGTCGAGTGAGCCGCAAGGCGGCTTCACCAAACATCCAAAGCCGCCCGTTCCCGTCATCTCCAGGGGTCCCTACGGCTTCGAACGCGTCAACGTGGCGAAGCAGCGGCGCGACCCGGAATCGTTTCTCAACTGGACGGAGCGGATGATCCGCATGCGCCGGGAGGTACCGGAGATCAGTTGGGGAGACTTCGAAGTACTGCGCACGTCGCGAGACGATGTGCTGGCGTTGAGTTATCACTGGCGCAACAACTCGGTGCTGTTTTTACATAACTTCGCTGCGCAGCCGAACACCGTGAAATTCCGCTCGGGCTGCATCGAGCCGGATGGCGACAGGCTGATCAATCTTCTCTCCGACGATCACAGTGAGGCGGATGACGACGGCCGTCACACAGTCGTGCTCGAGCCCTACGGGTACCGGTGGTTTCGCGTCGGTGGGCTCGATTATCTTCTCAGGCGCACCGAGGTCTGA
- a CDS encoding alpha-amylase family glycosyl hydrolase, translating into MSELAWWQRGVIYQIYPRSFQDSNGDGIGDLPGIRTRLEYLAALGVDAVWISPIYPSPMADFGYDVADYCNVDPMFGTLDEFKQLMGRAHQLGLNVLLDFVPNHSSDRHPWFEESRSSRDNPRRDWYLWRDPASDGGPPNNWLSRMGGSAWEWDERTGQYYYHAFLREQPDLNWRNPQVRRAMDDVLRFWLDLGVDGFRVDVLWLLIKDALFRDNPPNPAYRPGEPEHHRLLQRYTEDQPEVHDIVRSMRATLREYGERVLIGEIYLPVAQLVKYYGAGGDGADMPFNFQLLNARWNAREIASMIQAYDSALPEHAWPNWVLGNHDNPRVASRVGIAQARVAAVLLLTLRGTPTLYYGDEIGMTDGAIALDEIQDPAELRQPGIGQGRDPERTPMQWDGSLPHAGFTRGRPWLPVDTTTSVRDQDNDVSSVLSLYKSLLVLRRSHAALVQGTIENIVAHGDVLTYERRYRNQRLFIALNMGDEGVDVQTQSGAVLLSTMTSRRGQAVVQGAIHLAAEEAVIVARGNE; encoded by the coding sequence ATGTCGGAGCTGGCATGGTGGCAACGCGGCGTGATCTATCAGATCTATCCGCGCTCGTTTCAGGACAGCAACGGCGACGGTATCGGTGATCTGCCCGGCATCCGTACACGGCTCGAATACCTCGCCGCACTCGGAGTCGACGCCGTGTGGATTTCGCCCATCTATCCGTCGCCGATGGCCGACTTTGGGTACGACGTGGCGGACTACTGCAACGTCGATCCGATGTTCGGCACGCTGGATGAGTTCAAGCAATTAATGGGCCGCGCCCATCAACTCGGCCTCAACGTGCTGCTCGATTTCGTGCCGAACCATTCGTCGGACCGGCACCCGTGGTTCGAGGAAAGCCGCTCTTCGCGCGACAACCCGAGACGGGACTGGTATCTGTGGCGCGATCCCGCTTCCGATGGCGGGCCGCCGAATAACTGGTTGAGCCGGATGGGGGGCTCGGCGTGGGAGTGGGACGAACGGACAGGGCAGTATTACTACCACGCGTTTCTTCGCGAACAACCCGATCTCAACTGGCGGAACCCACAAGTGCGCCGCGCGATGGATGATGTGCTGCGCTTCTGGCTCGATCTCGGCGTCGACGGCTTTCGCGTGGACGTGTTGTGGCTGCTGATCAAGGATGCGCTGTTTCGCGACAACCCGCCCAATCCAGCGTACCGGCCCGGCGAGCCGGAGCATCACCGGTTATTGCAGCGTTATACAGAGGATCAGCCGGAAGTGCATGACATCGTGCGCTCGATGCGCGCCACGCTGCGTGAGTATGGCGAGCGCGTGCTGATCGGCGAGATCTATCTGCCTGTTGCGCAACTGGTGAAGTATTACGGCGCAGGTGGTGATGGCGCGGATATGCCGTTCAACTTCCAGTTGCTCAATGCGAGATGGAATGCGCGCGAGATTGCGAGCATGATCCAGGCATATGACAGTGCCTTGCCTGAACATGCGTGGCCCAACTGGGTGCTGGGAAATCACGACAATCCGCGCGTCGCATCGCGGGTCGGCATCGCGCAGGCGCGTGTTGCGGCCGTATTGCTGCTGACGCTGCGAGGGACGCCGACGCTTTACTACGGTGACGAGATCGGCATGACGGACGGCGCTATTGCATTAGATGAGATCCAGGACCCGGCAGAGCTTCGGCAACCCGGCATCGGTCAGGGACGCGATCCCGAGCGCACGCCCATGCAATGGGATGGCTCGCTGCCACACGCAGGGTTCACGCGGGGCCGGCCCTGGTTGCCCGTCGACACGACGACGAGTGTGCGAGATCAGGATAATGACGTGTCCAGCGTGTTGTCGCTCTACAAGAGTCTGCTGGTCTTGCGGCGCAGTCATGCCGCGTTGGTGCAGGGCACGATCGAGAATATCGTTGCACATGGAGATGTGCTGACGTACGAGCGGCGATACCGGAATCAACGCCTTTTCATTGCGCTAAACATGGGTGATGAAGGTGTGGACGTGCAAACGCAATCAGGCGCGGTGTTGTTATCGACGATGACGTCTCGCCGCGGCCAAGCCGTTGTTCAAGGCGCCATTCATCTTGCGGCAGAAGAAGCAGTAATCGTTGCGCGTGGTAACGAGTGA
- a CDS encoding purple acid phosphatase family protein, with product MSNKNTPDTTPVEPAESQSNTQTATFSRRGFLKLAGASGFATAANTFASSAKADPSTPDGTPEQVHLTWGEDPTNEVVVSWGSAAAATHPRVRFGAGSDRKETVHAVQRTYTDGLNGEVVFTYHARLRGLKAATTYQYEVTADNDSNMGSPFSASFKTAPRGRTRFRFTSYGDLATPNTNWVLSSPQSRFAVQAVERFQPLFHLLNGDLCYANLNPAQQPTVWRDFGNNAQTSAAIRPWMPCPGNHEIEFNNGAQGFDSYLTRYTLPHNGTRFPGRWYSFRVSSVLFISLDADDVVYQDGAAFVAGPSPLVPAASTGHPAIAPGTSFYVRGYSDGEQTRWLEKTLRHAENDDDIDWIIVQMHQDALTSSKTGNGSDKGIREAWLPLFDRYGVDLVLCGHDHDYERSYPVRGCNHHAGIDATTGEKVDTLQPKPAAHPHASNGNTFDTSHGTIHLILGGGGTSAPLDVYGVDTGNGNPQAKVFTKPNRPIPGTAAGTFTRAGADALEDAIWSAQRDTGTGYGIAVFDVDPGERGGRTSITMGYYHAPGADQKATADYELFETIVLEKRCRD from the coding sequence ATGTCGAACAAGAACACCCCCGATACAACGCCCGTCGAACCCGCAGAATCGCAGTCCAATACGCAAACCGCCACCTTCTCGCGCCGCGGCTTTCTCAAGCTCGCGGGCGCGTCCGGATTCGCCACCGCGGCAAACACCTTCGCAAGCAGCGCAAAGGCCGATCCGTCGACACCCGACGGCACGCCCGAGCAGGTGCATCTCACATGGGGCGAAGATCCCACGAATGAAGTGGTCGTGTCCTGGGGCTCGGCGGCAGCGGCCACCCATCCGCGCGTACGCTTCGGCGCGGGCAGTGACCGCAAGGAAACGGTCCATGCCGTGCAACGCACGTACACGGACGGCCTGAACGGCGAAGTGGTGTTCACGTATCACGCGCGATTGCGTGGCCTCAAAGCCGCGACGACATATCAGTACGAAGTCACGGCCGACAACGACAGCAACATGGGCTCGCCGTTTTCGGCATCGTTCAAGACGGCGCCGCGCGGCCGCACGCGGTTCCGCTTCACGAGCTACGGCGATCTCGCGACGCCGAATACGAACTGGGTGCTGTCGTCGCCGCAGAGCAGGTTCGCGGTGCAGGCCGTCGAGCGATTTCAGCCGCTCTTTCACCTGCTGAATGGCGACCTCTGCTATGCAAACCTGAACCCCGCGCAACAACCCACCGTGTGGCGCGACTTCGGCAACAACGCGCAGACGTCGGCGGCGATCCGTCCGTGGATGCCGTGCCCCGGCAATCACGAAATCGAATTCAACAACGGCGCGCAAGGCTTCGATTCGTATCTGACGCGCTACACGCTGCCGCACAACGGCACGCGTTTTCCGGGCCGCTGGTACAGCTTCCGCGTCAGTTCCGTGCTGTTCATTTCGCTCGATGCCGACGATGTCGTGTATCAGGACGGCGCCGCATTCGTCGCGGGTCCGTCGCCGCTCGTACCCGCTGCGAGCACGGGCCATCCCGCCATCGCGCCGGGCACCTCGTTCTACGTGCGCGGCTACAGCGACGGCGAGCAGACGCGCTGGCTGGAAAAAACGCTGCGCCATGCCGAAAACGATGACGATATCGACTGGATCATCGTGCAGATGCATCAGGACGCGCTGACTTCGTCGAAGACGGGCAACGGCTCGGACAAGGGGATTCGCGAAGCGTGGCTGCCGCTCTTCGACCGTTATGGTGTCGACCTCGTGCTATGCGGCCATGATCACGACTACGAGCGCAGCTACCCGGTGCGCGGCTGCAATCATCACGCGGGCATCGATGCGACGACTGGCGAGAAAGTCGACACGCTGCAACCGAAGCCCGCCGCGCATCCGCATGCGAGCAACGGCAACACGTTCGACACGAGCCACGGGACGATCCATCTGATTCTCGGCGGCGGCGGCACGAGCGCGCCGCTCGACGTGTATGGCGTCGACACAGGCAATGGCAACCCGCAGGCGAAGGTGTTCACGAAGCCGAACCGCCCGATTCCCGGCACGGCGGCCGGCACGTTCACGCGCGCCGGCGCGGATGCGCTGGAAGATGCAATCTGGTCGGCGCAGCGCGATACGGGCACGGGCTACGGCATCGCAGTGTTCGATGTTGATCCGGGCGAACGCGGAGGCCGTACGTCGATCACGATGGGTTATTACCATGCGCCCGGTGCGGATCAGAAAGCGACCGCAGACTACGAACTGTTTGAGACTATCGTGCTTGAAAAACGCTGCCGTGACTGA